CTAAGTATGGTTACCAACAACAGTTTCATTGGCATTGCAGAAAATGCCAAACAAGTTCTGTAGGAAATATGTTGAAGATATGCCAAATCCAGTGAAACTCCTGCCTCCAGATGGCACTGAATGGAGAATTGATTGGACTAATCGTGATGGTGAGATTTTGTTTGATAAGGGTTGGAAAGATTTTGCTACATTTTACACTTTGGAGAATGGTCATGTGTTGTGGTTTGAGTACAATGGAACTTCTAACATCAAAGTAAACATATTCGACATGACTGCCCTCGAAATTGATTATCCTTCTAATGGCCAAATCGGTGATGACAACTCGGTTGAGATTTTGGATGAACCGCTGCCACGAAGGAGCCGAGGCCGTCCGAAGAAAAAAGTGATAGCAGAATCAAAGCAATCACGTGCTTCTACAAGCAAAAAAATGAAAGGTGCCATCAAAACTAAAGATATAGATAAAAACACCAATACACAAAACTTGAAGTTGCATGTCGAGAATGAAAAAGATGGTCAATCTGAAGAGACAGCAGATCTTAAGCTGCCAATAATTCAACGTGCCAGACCAGATATGGATGGTCTGTTTCATAATCTCATcattctttcatttttttgatTCTACtgattttgtttaatttttttattttctttgttgcTAAAATGCATAACTACCTTGTTTATGGTTATGGTACACATCTGAAGTTGTTAGAGAAGCAAAGAAGTTCAAGTCGAAAAATCCTTCTTTTGTCATCAAGATTAAGCAAATGCACCGAACAGGATTACCAGCAGTAAGTTGATTCATTTATCTCTGTGCAAACTTTATATGTCATGCAAAATTGAGACTGTTGTGAACCATGATGATGAAATATTATGATATGATTGCAGAATCTTCCAGTTTGTTTCTTCAGAATGTACTTCGAGAACACGAAGCAGTATGCAATTTTACGAGTTGGAAAGAAGCAGTGGCATGCAACATTGATCCATTATCCAAATAGGAAGAATGCCCTTATCTCTCATTGGCGCTTGTTCGTTGTAGAAAATAACTTAAAAGCCGGAGATGTTTGCATCTTTGAGCTCGTTAACAGACAAGGTCCAGAACTTAAGGTTCATATTCGTCGAAGCCATGATTAGCGAATGGCTTTGCTTACTTGTGTTGCAGATCATGGTGTATGTTCAGGGATCAAGAGTTGTAAAAGACTCATAGTTTTTACTTTTCATCGTACTTAATGGTTGCATTGCAGTGTTATCTCCTTACTAGTTACTACCATAACTAGAAATAAGTAATCCATGCAGAAACAACACATGTagaattatatattgttggtaGTATAAGATGTTATT
This sequence is a window from Arachis stenosperma cultivar V10309 chromosome 10, arast.V10309.gnm1.PFL2, whole genome shotgun sequence. Protein-coding genes within it:
- the LOC130957832 gene encoding B3 domain-containing transcription factor VRN1-like, with translation MPNKFCRKYVEDMPNPVKLLPPDGTEWRIDWTNRDGEILFDKGWKDFATFYTLENGHVLWFEYNGTSNIKVNIFDMTALEIDYPSNGQIGDDNSVEILDEPLPRRSRGRPKKKVIAESKQSRASTSKKMKGAIKTKDIDKNTNTQNLKLHVENEKDGQSEETADLKLPIIQRARPDMDVVREAKKFKSKNPSFVIKIKQMHRTGLPANLPVCFFRMYFENTKQYAILRVGKKQWHATLIHYPNRKNALISHWRLFVVENNLKAGDVCIFELVNRQGPELKVHIRRSHD